The sequence AGCATTTCGGGCACCCTGTTCGGAATGTTCTACCTCGTGTCCGGTGTCGCGGCCGCCGGCGGGAACGCGCTCATCGGCTACGGCATCGAGATCGGCAACGGCTGGCCCGGTGCAGTGGTGTGTATCGCACTCGGGATGGGATCGGCGGTCGGTATCTGGCTGCTGCAGCGTCGACACATGCTCGCCGATCCGACGGGGGTGAAGGCATGACCGCTGCGGAGACCAGCAACCTGCTCACCGACAACCCGGCACTGTACGAGGCGCGGTTCCCCGACCCCGACCACATCGCCGCTCGATTCGTCGACGACGTCCTGCACGCGTACCTGCCACGCCGTCTCGATCCTCGTCGAGCGCAGACTGCCGCAGTGCTGGATCTCGGCTGCGGAACGGGCCGTGACCTCGGTTATCTGGCCGACCAGGGCTACCGCTGTGTCGGACTGGATCGGTCCACGGTGATGGTCGACTACGCGCGCCGGCACTATCCCGGGGTGAGCGCTGCGCTGGGCGACCTGCGGGACTTCGAGGTCGGTGAGCGGTTCGACGCGGTGATCTGCCTGGACAGCTCCCTGCTGTACTGCCACACCGACGAGGAACTCGAATCGTGCCTTCGGTGCTGCCGCGCCCACCTGCACGACGGGGGACTACTGGTCGCGGAGATGCGCAACGGCGCTTTCTTCCTGGGCAACAAGGAACTACTCGACGGCCCGACCCACTCGTCCGTTGAATGGGAGGGCCGCATCTGGCAGGCCGAGACCACCCTCTGGATCGACCACGCCGCCCAATTGCTGCGCCGCCGCAGGAATTGGCACCTCCCCGACTCCGGGGAAGAGCTCGTCCAGACGTCGGCATGGCGGTTGCTTTTTCCGCTCGAACTTGGAGGGCATCTGCGCCGTGCGGGCTTCGAGGTCCGCGCGATGTTCGACACCCCCGGTCCGCGTGCCGCCGGCGGCTGGCCACCCCCATCGGGGTGTGACGGCGTGGCCCGAATCGGGGAGGGCGCGATGTCCGGTGACCGGATGCATGTGATCGCGCAAGCAATCTGACCCCTCCAACACACCACACCCAGACCCTCAGCAGAATTCCAAGGAGAAGTACCGATGAATCCGGTCCACCGATCGATCCTGTCCTCGACACCTGGCCTCAGCAGGCGGACCTTCCTCGGCCTCGGTGCTGCCGCCGCCGGTGTCATGCTGCTGGGAGCCTGCGGTTCGGGGGAGACCGCCACCTCGGCGACCTCGATTCCACGCGACGGTGGCCGGTTGCGGGCGGTCTTCGCGGGTGGTGGCGCTCAGGAGGTTCTCGACCCCCACAAGACCAATCTGTACGCGGATGTGGCGCGCTCGAATGCACTGTACGACAAGCTCGTCGAGTACGGGGACGACCTCGGCCCGGTCCCGCGGCTCGCGACCGCCTGGCGTCCGAACGGAGACGCCACCATCTGGACGGTGGAGCTGCGCCCCGCGGTGTTCCACGACGGCCGGCCGGTGCGGGCCGCGGACGTGCTGTATTCCTACCAACGGATCCTCGACCCGAAGAACGCCCTGCGGCCCCGGGCCTCTCTGGAGGTGATCGACATTGCCCGCTCCAGGGCGGTCGGGGACCGCACCATCGAGTTCGTGTGCGCCCGTCCCTGCGGCGACCTGGCTAATGTGCTGGCCGCTTTCGGCGCCTACATCATTCCGGAGGGCACCACCGACTTCACTGCGCCGATCGGCTCCGGCCCGTTCACTTTCGTCTCGTTCGAGCCGGGCCGGTCCTTTGTCGCCGGACGATTCGACGAATACTGGGACGGCGCGCCGCACCTGACGGAGCTCGAAATCCTTACTGCCCCGGACGAGACGGCCAGAATCAACTCACTACTCGGTGGGCAGGTGCAGTACGCCGACGACCTCGGGGTCACCTCCGCCCGAACCTACGAAACCGATGCGCGCGTGCAGATTCTGCGCTCACCTCGCAGCTCCATGTCGGGTTTCGCGATGAAGGTGGATCGCCCACCGTTCGACGACCTGAATCTGCGCCGGGCGATGTTCGCGCTGGTCGACCGCGAAGAGCTGGTCTCCACTGTGCTGGGCAGTTCGGGTGTGGTGGGTAACGACCTTTTCGGCAAGGACGCCAAGTACTACGCCGGTGATCTGCCGCAGCGCCGCCTCGACCTGGACGAGGCGAAGTCGCTGATTCGCAAGGCCGGTGCCGAAAACCTGACCATCGAACTGCAAACCACAGGCGCCACCAACGGGTTCGTCGAGGCGGCGAATATCTTCGCCGAACAGGCCGGACGCGCAGGACTGCGCATCGACGTCAAAGTCGGGGAGGGTTCGACCTATTGGACCCGCACCCTGGACGAGGGTGTCCTGTCCAGTTTCCGGTCGGGGGCCATGCCCATCGAAACGCACGTCGCGCAGAGGATGCTGTCGACCTCGTCGAAGAACTACACCCAGTGGCGGCGGCCCGAGTTCGACACTTTGTTCGCGACCGCCAGTGAAACCACCGATGAGGAGCTGCGCGCCCGCGCATACAAGCAGATGCAGTCACAGCTGTACACCGAAGGCGGCCTGCTGGTGTGGGGCTTTTCCGACGGCCTGCACGGCTTGGCGCCGAATGTGGCCGGAATGGCACAGAACGCACCCAGCAACACCCTGGGTTACGCCCGCTTCGACAAGGCCTGGCTGTCTTGATTCGGTACGCCGGGGTGCGGGTCGGCCTGGGACTGGCTCAAGTCCTCGGGGTGCTCGGCATAGTCTTCGTTGTCGCTTCGGTGCTGCCCGGCGACGCTGCGGTGGTGATCGCCGCGGACGACGCCGACCCGGGAAGGATCGCGCAGTTGCGCGAAACTCTCGGGCTCGATCGACCGTTGCTCACCCAGTTCGGCGACTGGCTGACCGGGCTGATCCGCGGAGACCTGGGTACGTCCGCGATCTCCGGCCGCCCGGTCGCGGACATGTTGGCCTCGGCACTGGGACCTACGCTCACGTTGGCGATTCTTGCTTTGCTTGTGCTGATTCCACTGGCCGTGGCGCTGGGCGTGGCCGCCGCGGTCGGCAGGGGACGACGAATGGACCGCGTGATCTCAGGCGTGGCTGTGGCCTTCTACGCGGCGCCCGAGTTCGCCCTGGCGATCATCCTGGTGGCGGTATTCGCGGTGGGGCTGGGGTTGTTCGCACCCACCGCGGTCGGGGCGAGCGGGCCACTGCTGATGCAGCCGGAGTTGTGGGTGTTGCCCGTGGTGGTGTTGGTGATCCGCCCGGTGTGCTCGCTGGCGCGGCTGGTCCGCTCGTCGATGATCACCGCACTCGAATCCGAGCCCACCCGGCACACCCTGCGCCTCGGTGTGCCGCTGCGCCGCGTCGTGTGGCGGCACGCCCTGCCCGGTTCGCTCACCCCGGCCACCCAGCATCTCGCCCGGGTGACGGACTGGCTCCTCGGCGGGGTTGTCGTCGTCGAGTCGGTCTTCGCCCTCGGCGGCCTCGGACAGGTTCTGGTCAGCGCGGTCAGTAGCCGTGACATTCCGTTGTTGATGGGCTTGGTGGCGCTGTTCGGTTCGATCACCGTCACCGTGAACACGATCGCAGACATCGTGGCCTTCCGGCTCAATCGCACGGCAGGTGCAACGGCGTGATTTTCACTGCGAAGACGTCCTTCTTTCGATTCGTCTCCTTCCGAGTACTTCTCGGTGCGGCGCTCACCGCGATTCCTGTCCTTCTCGCTCTCCTCGGTCCGCTGTTCGCCCGCGAGGAGGGCCGCGGTCCCGCGTTCACCGAGGGCGAGCGCTGGCTCCTCGGCACCGATTCCGAGGGCCGTGACGTGCTGACCCAGCTGCTGCTCGGCGGCCGCTCCCTGGTACTGGTCGCCATCGCGGCGGTAGTGCTGACGTACCTGCTCGCCGTGCCGTGGGGTGTGGCGGCGGCGGCCTCGCGACGTCGGGCGGTGGATGAGACATTGATGCGCCCTCTGGATCTACTGCTCTCGATTCCGTCGATGATGCTGCTGCTCCTGGTGGTCGCCCTCAGCGAAGCCAACGTGTTCATCCTGACGGTGACGGTGGCGGTGCTGCAGTTCCCGGACGCGGCTCGCCTGGTGCGGGCCGCGGCCCTGCACGCTGCGCACACTCCGGCCATGCAGGCGCTACGGCTGCAGCGCGAAACGTGGTGGCGTCGGAACATCGGCTACCTGGGGCGGTCGTTGCTTCCGGTACTCGCCGCCGACGCCGGACTTCGCTTCGTCGGTGCCATCTACCTGGTCGCGTCCGCGAGCTTTCTCGGTCTCACCGCGGACTCCACCGGAACCGACTGGGCCGTCATGATCGACCGCAATCGCAGCGGTATCACCCTGGTGCCCTGGGGTGTGCTCGTTCCGGCGGTGATGATCGTCGCGCTGGCGATAGGCGTGAATGTGTTGTTCGACGCGGGTGCTCGTTCGGCGACGCGGGAATTTGCTTCGAGGAGCTCGAGATGACCGAGACGATGCCGGTAGCGCGTGTCGAACCCGGCAGGCGAAGCGCCATTCGAGTGCGGGGAGTGACCGCCGAAACCGGGGATCGGATTCTCGTCGACAGCGTCGACCTCGACATTCCGGAAGGTGGGGTCACCGCGATCGTCGGTAGCTCCGGCAGCGGCAAGACCACGTTGGCACTGGCCCTGATGGGCGAAGCCCGCGCGGGGGTGACATTGACGATGGAGCAGCGACAAGCGGAGGGGGTGCGGTTCGGCTATGTTCCGCAGCAGCCGTCTTCGGTACTCGATCCCGCCCTCCGGATCGGCACAGTCCTCCGCGACGTCGAACGTGCCGCTCGCCGTGCCGGACATCAGGTGTCCGTGACCGACGCGTTGCGGCGCGCCGGGTTCCCAACCGACCCGCTATTGCTTCGCCGTTACCCGCACCAACTGTCGGGCGGGCAACAGCAACGCCTCGTCATCGCGCAAGCCCTGCTGACCGATCCCACCTGCCTGATCATGGACGAACCGACCACGGGGCAGGATCCGGCCAATCGAGCGACCGTCCTGGGCGAGATCACCCGGCTCGCCGCGGAGGGCCTGACGATTCTCCTGCTGACGCACGACCTGAACGCCGTCTCTCAGGTGGCCCGGCACGTGGTCGTCATGTCCGGCGGGTCCGTGGTCGAGACCGGTGATATCGGGGTACTGCAGGCACCGGCGCGCGGGCAGACCCGGGCGCTGATCGAGGCGCACTCGAGAACGGACCGGCACAGCTCGGCCGACCGGCCCGTTGTCCGGACCGGTAGTCGATTGGTGATGGATGACGTCTCGGCCGGCTACCGCAGGACACCGGTGCTGCGGAATTTTTGCCTCTCGGTGGATTCGGGCGAGTGTGTAGCGCTGGTCGGCCCGTCCGGGTGCGGTAAGACCACCGTGGCCCGCGTGCTGGCCGGACTGCACCCGCCGACCGCCGGCCGGATACTTCTCGACGGCCGGCCGGTGGCCGGAACGACGCAGCGGCGATCGCAGCAGCACGCTGCCGCGATCGCCTATGTGTTCCAGGACGCCAAATCGGCTTTCGACCCGTACCGGACCGTGTGGGACCAGATCGTGCGCGGGGCCGTGCGGCTGTGCGGTGCCACCGAAGTTGCGGCAGCAGCGGCAGCGCACGCCGCGCTGGAACAGGTGGGACTCGACGAGCAGATCGCCCGAGAACGTCCGTCTGCACTCTCCGGTGGAGAAGCGCAGCGCGCCGCCCTCGCACGTGCCCTCGCTGCCGAGCCGTCAGTGCTGATCTGCGACGAGGTGACGACAGGACTCGACCCCGTCGCACAGCGTCGGGTGCTCGACATTCTCACGAGCCTCACCCGATCACACGACCTCTCTCTGCTGGTCATCAGCCACGACGCGGCAGTCGTGGACGCGATTGCCGACGACGTGGTCGACATGACGGATGCGGTGCGGCAGGGTGCATCGGACGGTGAACGGTGACCGACCTCGTCGATCGGGTGGCTAGGAAGCGGACTTGCTGCCGACTCCGGGGCGGGTAGGTTGCAGCTCGTAGGTGATCAGGCGGGAGCTGTTGGCGACGACGGCGACGGAGGAGGCGTTGTGCAGAATGGCGGCGAGGACGGGAGACAAGGCGCCGCCGGCGCTGACGAGTAGGCCGATCGCATTGACCGCGATGGACATCGCGTAGTTCTGCTGAACCAATGCGACCGCGTGGGCACCGAGGTCGCGGACATCGAGGAGGCGGCGCAGGTCGTCGCTCGCCAGCGCCACATCGGCGGTTTCGACGGCGACGTCGGTACCGGCCAGGCCCATGGCGATCCCGATGTTCGCGGCGGCGAGCGCCGGCGCGTCGTTGGTGCCGTCACCGACCATCGCGACGGTGTACCCGTCGTCCTGCAAACGGCGAACCGCGTCGAGTTTGTCTTCCGGCATCACCTCGGCCTGCCACTCGTCGATGCCCAGTTCCGAAGCCACCGCCGCGGCCGTCATCGGATGGTCGCCGGTGAGCATCACGATCCTTCGGATACCGTCCGCCCGTAACCGTGACAACACCTCGAGCGCCTCGGGCCGCACCTCGTCACGGAGACTGATCAGCCCCACCAGCTTGCCGTCGACCGCCAACAGCAGCGGCGTCTCGGCCCGCTGCTGGAGTTTGCGTACCCAGTCGGCGGCGCGCTTCGACACGCGCACATTCTCGTCGCGCAGCAATCCTTCGCTGCCCAGGAGCAGCGTCCGCCCGTCCGCCCACGTGCGCATACCGAGGCCGACGAGGACCTCGCACTCTTCGTGCGGCGGGATCACGATGTGCCGTTCCTCGGTCGAGCGGATCACCGCCTCGGCGAGTGGATGCCGGGAATGAATTTCCGAGCTCGCCGCATAGGCAAGGACCCGTTCCGGCTCCCAATCCTTGGCGAAGGCAACCACATTCGTCACGATGGGGCGACCGATGGTCAGAGTGCCGGTCTTGTCGAAGACCATCGCGTCGACGCATCCGGCCTGCTCGAGGTGCGATCCGCCCTTGATCAGGATGCCGCGCCGGGCACCGTTGCCGATGGCGGCGCTGATCGCCGTCGGCGTCGACAAACCGACCGCGCACGGGCACGCGATCAACAGCATCGTCATGGCGCGGCGGACATCACGGGTCAGGACGAGGGTCAGCGCGGACAAGGCGAAAGATGCCGGCACGAAACGGCGGGAGAAATTTTCACCGACGGTCTGGATCGGGGCGCGGTGCTCCTGAGCCTGCTCGACCTGCGAAATGATGCGTCCGATCGTCGTTTCGTTGCCCACCGCGGTGGCCCGGATGACGAGCCGTCCGCGCAGCACCACCGAACCCGCGTGCACGAGGTGTTCGGCCGAAGTGGCGATCGGCAGTGTTTCACCGGTGATCGCGGACTGGTCGACGATCGCCTCACCCTCCACCACGACACCATCCACGGGTATCGCGACGTGATCGTGGACCACGACTTCGTCCCCCACCTGCAGCGAATCGACGTCCACCGAAACCTCGGTGCGGTCGGCCAGACGAATCCACGCGGTGTCCTGAGTGCCCTTGAGGAGATCGGAGATGGCGCGCCGGGTGCGGCGCAGGGTGAGTTCTTGGAGGTACTCACCGATGTTGAGCAACCACAGCACCGTCAGGGCCACCACGTTCTCCCGGAGAACCAGGCTGGCCACCGTCGCGGCGGAGACCAGAGCGTCGGTGCCCGCCGTGCGGTTTCCGGTCAGAGTGCGGAGTGCTCCTTTGAGGAAGGGGTAGCCGGTGAAGATGGTCGCGCCGGTGGCGAACACGCGGCTGGTCGGGCCGAGTAGAGGTGCGCGGCGCAGTCCGTATCGGCGGACTCCGAGCACGAGCAGGGCGGCGCCGCCGATGGCCATCCGCACGATGTCGGCGTTACCGACGTCGGCCGAGCGAGGGGAACGGTCCGGGACCAGCGCCCAGGGCGTCTCCTCGCCTGCAGCGATGGTGTCGAGCAACTCGGTGCGATCGAGCCGTTTCGGCGAATACCAGACCACCACCGACGCGGTCCGCGGATAGGCGTGCACGGCACGCACCCCGGCGAGCTTTTCTATCGAATCTTCCAGGGCGACGGCCCGTCCCACACTCGCGCGGAGCCACGGCAGATGCACGCGGATTCTGCCCGCCGCATCCGACAGGACTGCGACATCGTGCGAGATGTGCGTGGCCGGCTCGGCGGACATGTCAGTGTGTGTGACCGTGACCGGTGTCCGGCTCCGCCGGCGGGGGAACTTCCTCGCCGATCCTGCCCTTGGCCTCGGCGATGACGTCGGCCACCTTCAGCCTTGCCGACTCCGCGCCCTCCTCCGCCTTCCGGGTCCCGCGCAGTCCCCACGCGGTCACGGTGACCGCAGTCTCGTGGAAGGGCGCCTTCGCGACCGCTTTGCGGGCCGCGTTGTACGCGGCGACACCGACAGCGCCGGTGACCACGGTGGAGGCAGCTTTGGCGAGCAGCATGTGAAGGGCCATGACCCATGGTCGCACCCACAGCTCGAAATCGCACGAAGACTAGTGTTTCGCTTCTTCGACTCTGTTGCGCAAGAAGATGAGCGGGAGGACGAGCGTGGCGATGGCGGTGACGAGCCACACGATCAGTGTGGCGAAAACCCACGACTGCCACCCGGAGATGGACATGGCACCGAACAGGTTGACCAACACCAGTGAGACGAAGGTGGATACCAAACCGATTCCCCCGAGGAAAGCAGGAGCGTTTCGTTCGGCCACTTTGGTGATGAAGGGCGCGAGGATGCTTTGCGCCAACGCGAAGAGCACCACAGTGCCGATGAATCCTGCGACGGTGATCGATACCTCGGGCAGAAGCCACACCGCCGCGAGAAGGCCGATCGCTGCCGAGCCGAGGAAGATGACGGCCCGGAGGAGAAATCGAATCATGAGTCGATCCTTTGCGTCGCAGGGTCAACAGATCACGGTCAGGAGTACGCCCTCGCGGTGAAGGATCAGCGGTTCGGCCGGGAGCCGAGGGCCGCTGGTTCTGACATACGTCATTGTCTCTCCCACGTGACCGTCTCGCGGCAAGTTGACGATCTCTGCGACTCGACCAGCGGCCGCACGGCCCCGCCGAATCCGGGAGGAATGCCTGCCGTTCCGGCGCCTGCGTGCGACGATGGGAAGTACTTCGGGAGTGATGGGGTATGTCGAACCGCCGTGTGACGGGTGCAGCGATCTACACGGCCGCGCTGCTCGCGGCCGTAGCGACGGTCACGCTTGCCGTACGAGTGGTGCCCGCCTCGGATGCCGGGAGAAGCGCTCCCGAGCCGGGAACGGGTGCCACTCGGGCACTGATCGTCATTGCTGTTTTCGCAGTCGTGATCGCGGCGATCGCACTCGCGGCTGCTCTGCAAGGTGGGCGCCCCCGGGTGGCCCCTGGTGAGCCGCCGGCCGATGCGGTCGAGCGGGCATTCTCTGCGAAGTCGCGCAGACAGATCCTCGCGTGGACGGCCGGTGCCTGTGTCCTCGTGATCGCCGCGTATCTCCTCGGCTCCGCCGGTGGCAACGAGCCCCCCGCCCGGGAGGCTCCGGCCGCCACCGAGTCCGGGGGCAACTCCGAATCACCGTCCGAAGCCACTCCGCCCGAGGCGTTGCGTCCCACGTCCGACAGCGCACAAGCCCGCAGCGATCAAGCCGAACTATGGACTGCCGCAGCCATAGTCGGACCCGTGCTGGTCACCTTGCTCATACTGGGTGCGGCGGCCCGACGCCCTGTGGTCGTGGGCCGTGAGGTACCGACTCCGGTCGATATCGACACCGCCTCGGCCGCGGCGCAGTCACTGGTGCGTGCCGCGGAGGAGGGTCTCGCGGCGGTCGTCACGACGGAGATGCCGCCGCGGGAGGCCATCATCGCCAGCTACGCCGCCATGGAAGACGCCCTTCGGCGGGCGCCGGGCGCCGAACCCCGAGATTCGGATACGCCGTCGGAAGTGCTTGCCCGGGCGGTGCAACTCGGTGTGCTGCGCTCGGAGGCTGCAGCGCCGTTGGTTCGTCTGTTCGCCGAGGCCCGGTTCAGCCGGCATCCGATGGACGAACGTCATCGCGCTGAGGCGGTCGACCTGCTCAGGCGTGTGCTGGACGATGTCGGGGCGCAGCGCCGTGCGAATGACCTCGGGAGCAACACGTGCTCGCCATTGCCGTGATCGGGATCGCGGCAGTACTGGCCGTGGAGATTCCGCTCGTCGTATCCGGTCGGGACAACGTTGCGGTCGTGGTGGCGGGGGCCGTGACCGCCCTCGTGCTCTTCGAGGTTCGGCGGCGGATGTCGCAGGAGGACGACGACGATGTGGTGGCGGGTCCGGAAGCCGATCGGGCCGAGGCGATGAGCCGCTGGCTGACGCGCACGGAGTCGCTGATCAGCTGGGCGGACGGCACCCGCGGAGACTGGGACCACCATCTGCGTCCACTGCTTGCCCGCGAATTCCAACAGTCCACCGGGCAGCGAAAGGGCGTCGACCCGGCCGCGACTACCGCCGCCGGGCGAGTGTTCTTCGGTGACCTGTGGCAGTGGGTGGATCCCGACGACGTCCGCCGTTCCGACCGGACCGAACCCGGCCCCGGTCGCGACGTGCTCGACCGGATACTTCAACGGTTGGAGTTGCTGTGACCCTCCCCGCCCAGATGACCACCGCCCGCGCTCAGGCCGTTCTGGCGGAAGTCGAACGTGCCGTGGTGGGGAAACACGACGAACTGACGTCGATCCTGCTCGCGGTCCTCTCGGGTGGCCACGTACTGATCGAGGATCTGCCGGGGCTGGGAAAAACTCTGGTTGCCCGGTCGTTCGCGGCCGCACTCGGGCTGGACTTCACCCGCGTGCAGTTCACCCCGGACCTGCTGCCTGCCGACCTGCTCGGCGCCACCATCTACGACATGCCGTCAGGGCGGTTCGAGTTCCGTCCCGGTCCCATCTTCACCAACCTTCTCCTGGCCGACGAGATCAACCGCACCCCGCCGAAAACCCAGGCTGCTCTACTCGAGGCGATGGCAGAGGGGCAGGTGAGTGTCGACGGCACGACGCGGATCCTGCCGCGACCGTTCATCGTGCTGGCCACCGACAATCCCATCGAGTACGAGGGCACGTATCCGTTGCCCGAGGCCCAGCTCGATCGCTTCGCCCTGCGGTTGCGGCTCGGGTACCTGACCGAGAAGGACGAGCAGGAGATGCTGCAACGCCGTCTCGACCGGGGATCGGCTCCGGTGGTGGTCCAGCAGGTGGTCGACGCCGCGGATCTGCAGGCGATGCGCGAATCGCTCGAGGAGGTCAGCGTCCATCGTGACGTCCTCGGCTACGTGGTCGCTCTCGCGAACGCCACCCGTCAGCATCCGCAGGTAGAAGTGGGGGCCAGCCCACGTGCCGAATTGGACCTGGTGCAGTTGGCCCGGGCCCGGGCGCTCCTCGCGGGGCGCGATTTCGTGATTCCGGAGGACATCAAGGCGCTGGCAGTCCCCGCGGTCGCCCATCGGATCAGTCTGCGACCGGAAATGTGGGTGCGGCGTGTCCGCAGCGAGGATGTCCTGACCGAATTGCTCCGACGGTTGCCCGTGCCGAGGGCACGATGACCGAGCACGTTCTCACCCGGCACGACCTGACGTGGCGGGCGTCGCCCGCCGCCCGCATCCTCGCGACCTGTGCGGCCGTCGCGCTCACGGTCGCCGTGGTGGGCCGCTGGTGGGAGTTGATCGCATTCGCGGCACCGATGCTCGGTGCTCTCGGCGCGGTGGTGTGGTTGCCGCCGCGGGCAACTGGAATCCGCGTCCGATCGAACACTCCCGCGTTGCGGTGCTTCGAATCGGAATCGGTGCAGTGTGCAGCCGAGGTGACGACGGTCGGCGGCGGCGCGCGGCTCGACGTGTCGCCTGCGCGCTCCGACGGCTACACGGTCGACGACGTCGGCGACGGGTATCGGATCACCGCCCACCGGTGGGGTCGCTACGAACCCGCACTGCACATCACGGCGCAGGCGTGCGGAGGTTTGCTCAGCGCAGCACTCGAGGTACCCGTGACCGAACTCCGGGTATTTCCGCTGGCGCCGCCGCTACCGACCCCGCTGCCCCATCGCGCGCTTCCCGACCGAATCGGAGCGCACCGCACCCGCCGGTACGGGTCCGGCGTCGAATTCGGTGACATCCGGCCGCATGCACCGGGAGATCCACTGCGAAGCATCAATTGGCGGGTCAGTGCCCGACGCGGGCGACTGCACGTGACGGAGCGCATCATGGACCGCGCAGCCGACGTCGTCGCAGTACTCGACACCACGCCGCAGGCGCCCGGCCCCGCAGCGGACAGCCTGCAGCGCACCGTCCGTGGCGCCACCCAGGTGGTGCAATCGGCACTGCAACGGGGAGATCGGGCCGGGGTGGTGGTCAGTGGCTCGCGCCTGCGATGGCTCGGTGCCGACATCGGCCGTCGCCAGTTCTACCGCATCCTCGACACTGTTCTGGACGCCGGCGGCACGTCCGGTGGCACCCTTGTTCCGCGGGCAGCGCTACCACCCACTGCCGTGGTGATCGCCTTCTCCACCATGCTCGACACCAACTTCGCGCTGTCGCTGCTCGAGCTGCGCCGCCGGGGCCACGTCGTCGTCGCCGTCGACGTACTGCGAGGTCCGCCGTTCGAGGTCGAACTCGATCAGATGTCCGCCCGGATGTGGAAGCTCGAACGGCGGAACATGTACCGGAACATGAGCGTTCTGGGTGTCCCCGTGGTCGCGTGGGAAGACGACTCGGCATTAGATCTCGCCCTCACTCTGGCGGATCGAGCCCAGCGCCCTCAGGGGGTGGCCAGATGAAGTGGGCCGCAGTTCTGGCAGTGCAGGGAGCGATGGTCGCACTCGTCCTGGGTGATGCATCCGTTCTGGCAGCCGCGACGGCGGGTATCGCGGCAACCGCGCTGCTTCTCGTCGCATTTACGGGACCGGCACCCGGATTCCGGACGCTGATGGTGTGCGCGGCAGTGGCGGGTGCTACTGCTTACCTCGTCACCACAGTCCCGGTGGGTCCGCGATGGTGGTCGTTACTCGGACCGGTTGCCGTCGTGGTGTTGTTCTGCATCGCCGCGGCTCCCTACGTTCGAAAACGCAGCACCGCTCAGAATCGGCGGATGCTGTAGATGTGGAACTGTGACAGCGGGGCAAGGCCCACAGGCACTCCGCGTCCGTAGGCATTGAAGACCTGGCCGAAGCCGGCATAGATACCGATGTGCGACGCATCCGGATTGAGAACCACGATGTCGCCGGGAGCCAGAGCCCACAGCGGAATCCGGGCGCCCACCTCGGCCTGCTCCCATGTGGTGCGCGGAAGCCTGACCCCCGCTTGCCGGAATGCCCACTGCACGAGTCCCGAACAGTCCCAGGCATCCGGGCCCGTTCCGCCCCACAGGTAGGGCTTACCGGTCTGGGTGACCGCTGCCGCCAGCGCGGCGAGACCGGTGGGCGTCGGGATCGGTGTGGGAAGAATTGCGGATCCGCTGGAACTGCCCGCTGTGCTTCCACTGTCGGCGCTGCCGGCGACCGGTGCCGCATGGGAGGGAAACGCCGTCAGGGCGGCCGCGCAGAAGGTCAGTGCTCCCGCTACCACTGCGCGTCGTACGGGAAGATGCCTGCGCTG comes from Rhodococcus oxybenzonivorans and encodes:
- a CDS encoding class I SAM-dependent methyltransferase, whose product is MTAAETSNLLTDNPALYEARFPDPDHIAARFVDDVLHAYLPRRLDPRRAQTAAVLDLGCGTGRDLGYLADQGYRCVGLDRSTVMVDYARRHYPGVSAALGDLRDFEVGERFDAVICLDSSLLYCHTDEELESCLRCCRAHLHDGGLLVAEMRNGAFFLGNKELLDGPTHSSVEWEGRIWQAETTLWIDHAAQLLRRRRNWHLPDSGEELVQTSAWRLLFPLELGGHLRRAGFEVRAMFDTPGPRAAGGWPPPSGCDGVARIGEGAMSGDRMHVIAQAI
- a CDS encoding ABC transporter substrate-binding protein; the encoded protein is MNPVHRSILSSTPGLSRRTFLGLGAAAAGVMLLGACGSGETATSATSIPRDGGRLRAVFAGGGAQEVLDPHKTNLYADVARSNALYDKLVEYGDDLGPVPRLATAWRPNGDATIWTVELRPAVFHDGRPVRAADVLYSYQRILDPKNALRPRASLEVIDIARSRAVGDRTIEFVCARPCGDLANVLAAFGAYIIPEGTTDFTAPIGSGPFTFVSFEPGRSFVAGRFDEYWDGAPHLTELEILTAPDETARINSLLGGQVQYADDLGVTSARTYETDARVQILRSPRSSMSGFAMKVDRPPFDDLNLRRAMFALVDREELVSTVLGSSGVVGNDLFGKDAKYYAGDLPQRRLDLDEAKSLIRKAGAENLTIELQTTGATNGFVEAANIFAEQAGRAGLRIDVKVGEGSTYWTRTLDEGVLSSFRSGAMPIETHVAQRMLSTSSKNYTQWRRPEFDTLFATASETTDEELRARAYKQMQSQLYTEGGLLVWGFSDGLHGLAPNVAGMAQNAPSNTLGYARFDKAWLS
- a CDS encoding ABC transporter permease; translation: MIRYAGVRVGLGLAQVLGVLGIVFVVASVLPGDAAVVIAADDADPGRIAQLRETLGLDRPLLTQFGDWLTGLIRGDLGTSAISGRPVADMLASALGPTLTLAILALLVLIPLAVALGVAAAVGRGRRMDRVISGVAVAFYAAPEFALAIILVAVFAVGLGLFAPTAVGASGPLLMQPELWVLPVVVLVIRPVCSLARLVRSSMITALESEPTRHTLRLGVPLRRVVWRHALPGSLTPATQHLARVTDWLLGGVVVVESVFALGGLGQVLVSAVSSRDIPLLMGLVALFGSITVTVNTIADIVAFRLNRTAGATA
- a CDS encoding ABC transporter permease subunit → MIFTAKTSFFRFVSFRVLLGAALTAIPVLLALLGPLFAREEGRGPAFTEGERWLLGTDSEGRDVLTQLLLGGRSLVLVAIAAVVLTYLLAVPWGVAAAASRRRAVDETLMRPLDLLLSIPSMMLLLLVVALSEANVFILTVTVAVLQFPDAARLVRAAALHAAHTPAMQALRLQRETWWRRNIGYLGRSLLPVLAADAGLRFVGAIYLVASASFLGLTADSTGTDWAVMIDRNRSGITLVPWGVLVPAVMIVALAIGVNVLFDAGARSATREFASRSSR
- a CDS encoding ABC transporter ATP-binding protein, which codes for MTETMPVARVEPGRRSAIRVRGVTAETGDRILVDSVDLDIPEGGVTAIVGSSGSGKTTLALALMGEARAGVTLTMEQRQAEGVRFGYVPQQPSSVLDPALRIGTVLRDVERAARRAGHQVSVTDALRRAGFPTDPLLLRRYPHQLSGGQQQRLVIAQALLTDPTCLIMDEPTTGQDPANRATVLGEITRLAAEGLTILLLTHDLNAVSQVARHVVVMSGGSVVETGDIGVLQAPARGQTRALIEAHSRTDRHSSADRPVVRTGSRLVMDDVSAGYRRTPVLRNFCLSVDSGECVALVGPSGCGKTTVARVLAGLHPPTAGRILLDGRPVAGTTQRRSQQHAAAIAYVFQDAKSAFDPYRTVWDQIVRGAVRLCGATEVAAAAAAHAALEQVGLDEQIARERPSALSGGEAQRAALARALAAEPSVLICDEVTTGLDPVAQRRVLDILTSLTRSHDLSLLVISHDAAVVDAIADDVVDMTDAVRQGASDGER